In Erpetoichthys calabaricus chromosome 4, fErpCal1.3, whole genome shotgun sequence, one genomic interval encodes:
- the LOC114641226 gene encoding uncharacterized protein F54H12.2-like has product MLEEGRVPVKLQTDSDKVFTVSELVPRDLPVYKLKDYDSEDIIGSFYDADIQKIRECVKSELDLFTVPYTQTGIEKSIYVEVLPLSALSEVAPLEFLIPGNGEDYLDLNNTLLHVRCKIVTADGTNPAPVAKVAFVNYPIAGLFSQVDVILGDHLISQSSSLYPYSAIFKGLLNYSNEALNSQFAEDLFYKDTANEHENTALDGPNEGFKKGNGYTAQGKTVELLRHIHSDLFFQEKLIQNGVDVRIKMVQSKNEFCLMPGDAECYKVNILSANLFVKKVKVSAAVKLGHAHALTSSNAKYPVERVNMKVLSMPAGIRVCTQENLFLGQLPKYVVIGMVDNDAFLRDYARKPFNFKDNNVEFLALYLDGEQIPTKPFQPNFANDNTTREYYNLVLSSGKNLKDLPLAISCTDFSRGYTLFAFDLTPDQECGDYFSLMKTGNMRFEVCFRQPFPIL; this is encoded by the exons ATGTTGGAGGAAGGCAGAGTTCCCGTCAAACTTCAGACTGATAGCG ACAAGGTATTTACAGTTTCTGAACTAGTCCCAAGGGATCTGCCTGTCTACAAGCTCAAAGATTATGACAGTGAAGACATTATAGGATCCTTTTATGACGCTGATATACAAAAGATTCGAG AGTGTGTGAAATCGGAACTGGACTTGTTTACGGTGCCCTATACTCAGACTGGCATAGAAAAAAGCATCTATGTCGAGGTACTACCTCTCTCAGCTCTATCTGAAGTTGCACCGTTAGAGTTTCTGATTCCTGGGAATGGTGAAGACTACTTGGACCTGAATAACACGCTTCTACACGTCAGATGCAAAATCGTTACGGCTGATGGAACTAATCCTGCCCCCGTGGCCAAGGTAGCCTTTGTTAATTATCCAATAGCcggtttattttcacaagtggatGTGATCCTGGGAGATCACTTAATATCACAGAGTTCCAGCCTTTACCCATACAGCGCCATTTTCAAGGGactgctaaattacagcaatgAAGCTCTCAATTCTCAATTTGCAGAGGATCTTTTTTACAAAGACACAGCCAATGAACATGAAAACACGGCCTTGGACGGTCCGAATGAGGGATTCAAAAAAGGAAACGGTTATACAGCCCAGGGTAAAACAGTAGAACTCCTCAGACATATTCATTCCgacctattttttcaagaaaaattaattcaaaacggGGTGGACGTCAGAATTAAAATGGTGCAgagcaaaaatgaattctgtctgATGCCTGGAGATGCCGAGtgttacaaagtaaacattttgtcTGCCAATCTTTTTGTCAAGAAAGTTAAAGTTTCAGCGGCGGTGAAATTGGGGCACGCCCACGCTCTCACATCCTCCAATGCCAAGTACCCCGTGGAAAGAGTGAATATGAAAGTTCTCAGTATGCCAGCCGGGATACGAGTGTGCACTCAGGAGAACCTGTTCTTGGGACAACTGCCCAAGTACGTGGTCAtaggcatggtggataatgatGCCTTTTTAAGGGATTACGCCAGAAAGCCCTTCAATTTCAAGGATAACAATGTGGAGTTCCTGGCCTTGTATTTGGACGGAGAGCAGATTCCTACCAAGCCATTTCAGCCCAATTTTGCTAATGACAACACAACTCGAGAATATTACAACCTTGTATTGTCCTCCGGAAAGAATTTGAAAGACCTGCCTCTAGCCATCAGCTGTACTGACTTCTCCCGGGGTTACACCCTGTTTGCCTTTGATTTGACGCCTGATCAAGAATGCGGAGACTATTTCTCATTGATGAAAACTGGGAACATGAGATTTGAAGTCTGCTTTCGGCAGCCCTTCCCCATACTGTGA